The Brassica oleracea var. oleracea cultivar TO1000 chromosome C6, BOL, whole genome shotgun sequence genomic interval ATAAAATTATATATTATTTTCTGAATTTATAATATTTTATATATTTTTTACGAAAATATATATTATTTTTTGAAATTTTCTTACTTTTTTTGCGGGTTAGCGGGTACCCGCGATTCAAAATCGACCGACCCGCACCCGCCCCGCGTAGAATCGACTCGACCCGCACCCGCATGTTGAATTTTTCGAAATGGCCGACCCGCACCCGGCCCGCAGCGGGTCAAACGGAACGGGACCCGCGGGTAAAAAGTAAAATTTCCAGCTCTACATGTGATCGCCTGTAGAGAGTGGATTGAGAATTGTAACCCAAGTAATGAAAGCATATTTGGGAGTAGTGTGTGGAAACCATATGCTTTCTGTCTAGTGATATCGTGGATGATCTGTTCTGATAATATTCCATGTCTCCTTTGTTGATAACCCTGCTTATATTTTTCCTTCTTTTCCACAAGCAAACATCATCTTGATCCTTTCTTAAGTCTCTGTTTTTTTTCAATCAGTGACTCAATTAACAAACTGACTATGTGTCTTCGTCTTCTTTGATCCCGATGAATGACCTCTACCATTGTCGTGCCGCTAGTGATACCCATATCAATGCATCCGCTGTGTCCTAAACTGTCCGCTAGCACCCCCAAGATCAGACCAGTTCTCATACCGATCAGACCAGTTCTCATACCAGAAGGAAGTTTGATCTGAAAAACTTTTTTGCGACCTCTCAGAACTTTAGAAGTTTCCTCCACATCCAATATCCTGCTAGTGTTCGCCCTGAAATTTCCCAGAGAGACTTTCTGTAACAACCTGTCCCGTGGACCCCACCCGTCCCCTAGACCCGAGGATGGCCCTGCAGAGCATTGACCCCAACCCCTCACTTATAGCCCTCACTGACTCTATAATTAGGTTGTTGGTGCGCTTGGCGTTCCTCGAACCCATGACCTCACCTTTTAACAACCTTCCCACAGGACGAGTTGTCACCAACTGATCTGCACGGGACGGGTTGTCACACTTTCTTTTAATTACGTTTTTGTGTAGCCATTTTCCCTAGAAGGAAGTTGAGTTTAGCAGTCTCCATATAAGCTTTAGACCCACAAACATATTTGCTTCCTTTAAACTACGCAACCCAAGTCCTCCTTCGTTTTCAACTTACATATGTTTGGCCAGGCTATCTTTGCTTTGTGCAAGTTAAACACTGGTCTTGACCAGAGAAAAGCCGCACATAAGCTTACAATATTTTTAACGCATGATCAAGGTTTCCTAAACGCAGACGACCAGAAATTTGTTATGCTCGTAAGAACAGATCTTATCAGTTTTAATCTTCCTGTGATTGAGAGAAGTAGAGTTGTCCATGTATTGAATCTGGCCCGGATCATTTCTATCAGTGGTATATAGTCCTGACTTTTCAATTGTTTCTTAGCAATGGCATTTCACCGGATGCTGCCCTACTTCAAACGGAAAATTAGCCAAAATTGCATCCCTTGCACTCTGAATTATTCCTTCCATGAAGATCGTGGACTTCTCTAAACTTATTTTATGTCCTGAAATCTTGGCAAATTGGTCCAGCACCGATAACACTCAACTATTCTCTGAGTACCGTCCACATATATTGTAATGAGTAGAAAGCGTATCTTGTATTGATGTACAAAGTTGTGTACATATACAAAGGATCGACTCCTATAACCAGTAGGAACTAGAATATTTAGATAACTCTTAACATGAGTTTATCCTTATCTCTAACTTATCATCCTTATCTCTATACCNNNNNNNNNNNNNNNNNNNNNNNNNNNNNNNNNNNNNNNNNNNNNNNNNNNNNNNNNNNNNNNNNNNNCCCCTCAAGCTGGAAGAGAGATGTCTTGGATCCCCAACTAGAACAAATGATAAAAAAATGTAGTATAAGGTAATGGCTTAGTAAGTAGATCAACTGGTTGCTCTTTGGTGGAGATATGCTCGATTGAGATTAATTTTTCTTGAACAGCATCTCACACTTGGTGACAATAATTTTCAATGTGCTTTGTATGCTCGTGAAATACCGGGTTTGCAGAAATATATATAGCTGCCTGACTGTCGCAGAACAAGCGCATTGGTCCACGAAGAGATACCGAATGATGTGAGCATTCATTTCATCCATTTGAGTTTGCGCAAAGTGTAGGCCATGCACCGATACTCTTCCTCTGCAGAGGAAGCTGAAACTGTGTATTGCGTCTTGGTTTTCCAGGAGACATGCGACCTACCGAGAAGGACAAAGTAAGAACTCAACGACCTGCGAGTTAGAGGACAAGCACTCTAATCAGAATCACAGTATGCTGTAACTTGTAAATCCAAATCAGCGCGTAGTAGAATTCCCTGTGATGGACAACCTTTTAAGTATCAGACCACCCGGAGAGAAGCTTCTCAATGTTCCTGCAGATGTTGATTCATAAACTGGGATAATATGTGAACATCGTAGCACAATTCTGGGCGAGTAAACAAATCGTCTAACCAGTTTGTGATAAGGGGCAAGGTCGGTAAGTGGTGTGCCTTTTGCCAGAGCAATTTTATGGTTGATTTCAATAGGAGTAAAAGAGGGTTTGCAGCCAAGTAACCCTGAATCGGTTATGATATCAAGGGAATACTTTCGTTGAGATAGGAAGATTCCCTCTTTATTTCGTGCAACCTCAATGTCGAGAAAGTATTTAAGCTTGCCAAGATCCTTCATGTGGAAGTAATTGAACAAATAGTTTTTAAAGTTCTGAAGAATCGACATGTCATTGCTGGCTATTCGAAATTCATCAACATAAATGAGTATGTGAAAGTTGATTTTGCTGCGTATGTAGGAGAAATGAGAGTAGTCTGGTTTGCTCTGAGTGAAGCCATACGATTTCAGAGCAGTGCTGAGCTTTGAGAACCAGCACATTGGAGTTTGCTTAAGTCCGTAAATAGATTTCTTGAGTTGAACAACTTTGGTAGGATCTAAACCTTGAAAGCCTTGTGGAAGTTTCATGTAAACTTCTTCTTCCTAGTCTCCATGAAGGAAGGCATTGTGAGCGTCCATCTGATGTACTTCCCACAGTTTAGAAACTGCGATTTCCAAAAGAACACAGACTGTAGTAGATTTTGTGACATGAGCAAACATATCTGTATAGTCCAAGCCTTTTCTTTTCCGGTTCCCACACGCTACGAGTCTGGATTTGTTGCGTGCTGGTTTACCGTTGGCATGATATTTGATTTTGTAGAGCCACTTACTGCTGATCAATTTCTTTCTTGGAGGTAGTGTAGTTACTTCCCATGTGCCATTTTCAACATGAGCATTATGCTCGTCAACCATGGAATCTCGCTAGACTTCATGTTCTATGGCTTATGCATAGCTCTTTGGTTCAGCAGCTGATGTAATTGCTGCAACAAACGCCTTATGGCTAGAAGAGAACATGACGCCAGACAAGTAGTTTGCAATAGGATAAAGGCTATTACTTGAGATCGTAGAGGAACCAAGAGTGGAGTCGGGAGTAGCTAGAGTGTGTGTATTACTTTGAGTTGCATTAACTATGTAGTTCTTGAGAAGAATTGATGGTTTTCATTGCCGGTGTCCACATCCTAGTATTTCAGGAAGTCCATGAGATGTTGGTTCTATAAGTGGTTTTGTAGTATCGGTCGTTGCTAAAGGCGATGGCGGTTGAGGTGATGATGGTGAAGCAGCAGATGGTAAAGGTGTAGGAGAAGGTAGTAGTGTAGATGATGATGGTAATGTAGAAGATGGTAGTGGTGAAGTTGATAGTGATGATGGTGTAGTGGGTGGTGGTAGTGTTGTAGGAGGTGAGACAATCGTGTCTGTTGGGACCTTAGTATTTTGTAGAGCAGTTGGTGCTGAAGGTATAGTAGTAGTAGAAGGATTAGTTGTCGCTATCGGTACTGATGTTGTGGTGTTGGTTGAGACGGTGGCAGAGATAACCAGTCATCAGTTGTAAGATCCGTAAGAGGCATTGATGGGTCTGTTTGTGGGGGTGACAAGCCAGGGAATTGGTCCTCAAAGAATACTACATCGCAGCTTGTGAAGAATACATTATCCTCAAAATAATACACATTCCATGCCTTTTTGCCATATGGGTAGCCAACAAATATACATTTACGGCTTCGAACATCAAACTTGTTTGAGTTACGAGGGCGACGTTGGGCGTAGCAGAGGCAACCAAACACGCGTAAAAGGCTTTGCTTTGGCGGAGTGCCATGAAGTAGTTCGTATGGAGTACATCCATTTAGTAGCTTAGTAGGGGTGCAGTTTATTAGGTTAGCTGCTGTGAGGATGCATTGGCCCTAGAAAGTGACAAGTAGATGAGCTTGGAACATGCAAGCATGGGATACGTTGAGTATGTGGCGATGTTTCCTCTCAACCCTACCATTTTGCTGTGGTGTCAACAGAGGATTTCAGATGTTTGATTCCTTCCTGTTGAAAATATTGTTTCAGTGCCACAAATTTTGTTCCGTTGTCTGTCCTGAAAGTTTTGACCTGATGACCAAATTGTCGAAGACTCACAGCACATAAAATTTTGAGTATAGGAGCAACTTCTGATTTTTTGAGCATGTGATGAATCCATACTGCTCTCGAGTAATCATCGATTATAATGATAAAGTAGACGGCACCACATGATGCTGGTGTACGATATGAACTCCAAACATCACAATGAACAAACTCAAAAGGTGTAACTGCTTTATTAGAACTTTCTTGAAAAACCTCATGTGTGTGTTTAGACAGCAAAAAAATGTCACAAGAATCAGTATGAGAAAAATCGACAGCTAAATTATCTAAAACTGGTAGAGAAGATAAAGTATGTAGGAAGGATGTCCAAGATGTTGATCCCAATGTACTGAAGAATATGTCTTGTCCTTTCCAGTTCGATGAGACCTTGCAACCGTGACACCCGCAAAGTAATACACACTCTCTTGCTCTTAACATGCTCCAATCAGGGTCTTCGAGAAATAGTCCTGCAAAAAGCATAATGTATCAGTGAAAACAGCTATACAATTTGTCTGCTTTTAGTAGTTTAAAGACTGAGATTAGAGTGCAATCAAAATCTGGAACATATAGAATGTTGAGCAGTGAACACTGAGACTTCAATGATGAAGTGCCTGATTTAGTTGATCTTGTTGCTCGTTCATCCGGGAACTTCACCATTGATGGAGTAGTCTCATATATGTCTCGAAGAAGTGAGAGATCGCCAGTCATATGATGTGAAGCCCATGTATCAATGATAACATCAGTAAAATTTGGTTTACCAGACACAAGCTCCGTAGATAGTTGAGACTGTTGGTTTTGTAAAAGACTGATCAATGCTGAGATTTGGTCAGAGGAAGCAATTGTATTCCCGGAGAAGGTGTTAAGAGCAGAGCAAGTGTTATTGGAGCAGCCACGACAACGACCACCAGAAGAATTGCTGCGACCTCCTCGACCCCTCTATGATTGTGGAGAGTTTCGAGTCTGTTCTTGGAACCACTCGGAATATCCATCTAGTAAGAAACATTCTGAAGCCTCATGTCCTTTGCGGTTGCAGTGAGTGCATAACCTGTTGGGATCACGGCTACGGTTTACTGTAGGTGTAGTAGTAGATAAGTTGGAATTTGCCGTCAGAGATTCTGCTTTGATAGAAAAGCCGATGGCATCTTGTTTCAGCTCTATAGCACGCATAGTGAGGAGATGTTGTTCCGCCCTGATTACGCGTGAGTAAACGACATTGAGATCCGGTAGTGGGTCCTCATCGATGATCTGAGAACGTATAGAATTGAAAAAAGATTCATCAAGGCCAAATTAAGAACTTGTGAACCTTAGCATCCTCGCGTTCTTTTCAATATGAGAGGAAGCTTCGCAGCTGCAAATATGATAGGATTTAATGCTTTGTATCTCTTCCATAGTTTAGACAAACGACCGTAGTAGTTGAGAACTGATTCACCATTTTGTTTGCAGTTTGTGATCTCATCCTCTAGGAGATGTTTTCTCACACTGTTTTTGACCGAAGAACGGTGTTTAAGAGATTCCCAGAGTTGATATGCATCAGGTATGTGGTTGACTGTAGAACGAACAGGGGATCGATGGAGGTACGTATCCAACACACGATCATAGAGTTAGCTAAAGTCCAGCGAGCAAGGTCCGGGTGCGACGATGGTTTAGGTATTGAGCCATCTATGAATCCGATTTTCTGCTTAGCTTGGAGAGAGTTTCAAAATTTAGTTGTCCATTCAGAGTAGTTATCTCCTTTGAGGATCACATGTGTAATCAATGATTCATGATTATCGGAGGGATGTAGAGAATAAGAACTATCCGAAGCATTACTTTCGGCTGTAGTAGACATAGAAGTAGATGTAGATGTAGATGAAGAATTGGTAGCCATGATCGATGAATGATCAATGACGATTTGTAGAAACTTGAATTAGGATGCAGAATCGAAAAACAAATTAGGTCAGAAATTGGTATGCTCTGATACCATGTAATGAGTAGAAAGCGTATCTTGTATTGATGTATAAAGTTGTGTATATATACAAAGTATCGACTAACTAGTAGGAACTAGAATATTTAGATAACTCTAACATGAGTTTATCCTTATCTCTAACTTATCATCCTTATCTATATATATATCATTAAATCTTCCGCAAAGCACACTATATATATATCATTAAATCTTCCTCAAAACACAAGTGTGTGAGCGTGAGATTTTTACAGCCAGGATGATACGAAAACCGGTTTCTCGCGCGGCCTTATCAATCTCATGCGATAACACATTCATGCATATACACTAACTGATACGGAGATAGTCCTGCTCAAATATTTATCAAATGATTCATTCATCATTTGCCTTGGAATTTCAAAATACAGGAAAGTAGAAACAGAGAAAACACAGATAAGTAAAGGTTACTAGATTTAAAAGTAGAGCATTAGAAAACGTAAAAGTAACAAAGAAGAAAACACAAAAACAACAAGAAAGATATCAAAATTTCAACCCCAAAGGAGATGACCTCTTTGTCTCTGTATCTTTCTTTTTCTCTTCGGGATTGATTCAGATACTGGTAGCCACACCATTAACTTGTGCTCCCCAGCCATCACGACCGTTCATTGGTGATCCTAATACATCACCGTTCGTTTGTTTGACTGAGTTAGTGATTGGAAGCTCTTGACCTACGATGATTTTCTCATCCAATGGATTGACCACGTCTTTACTTTTTCCCCATACTACACTATATAGTCCAATGACGATGAAAATTGCCCCGATTATACTGCATATTTACAATAAATTAAACCCTCTAAAACGTTAATGATGACTTTGTTAATCACCTTAAACTAGTAATAATGAAAGAAATGTTATTTAATAATTACCTTCCGAGGTGGATTTTCTCAGCCAAAACAAGGGCACCGAGGAAAGCAGTAATGACCATACACATAGGACTAAACGACGTCGTAAACACGGGGCCACGTTGCTTAATCACAATGCTTTGTATGTAATAAGCAATGCCCGAACAAACCACTCCCTGAAAAAAAATATCCCACATAATAGGAATGAGGTTTAGTTGATAAGAATTAATCAGTGTAGTATTTAATTAAGTTGATTAACTGAAACTTACGGAGTAAACCGCGGCGAGTGTGCCGGAGTCCATGCCGATTTTCCAGGCGCTCAAGTCGCGGACAAATATCATCGAAACGCCGAAGTTTAGGATCGATCCAATCCCACATATCAACGCCACGAGGGATAGCTCAGCCGGATAAATTTTCAATGTGAACGACTGCAAAAAATGAAAATGTTAATTAGTAATCTATAAATCTGTTAATGCATGTTAATTTACAAAGAGAAAAACTATAATGTTAACTAATTAGTTAAAGTACCTGTAAAATAAAGAAAGCAGCCCAAGTGGAGATACTTCCCATGATGGCTAAGGTTCCAGTGACCCAGTGCTGTCCCGTGGCCGTGTTGGAGCCACCGTGAAAGGAAGAATGTGCAGCTTTCACGATCTCGATGGCCGGACCTTTGTACAAAGTCATTACCATTGCTCCTGCCAACGTTATTACCGTTCCTACCACTTTTGCTATACTATGTATCTTTCTAAAGTTCACTGTCTCAAGCCTGATTTAATGTTAAAAAAATTGGTGTTAGAACAATTATGAAGATGCTGAAAGGCCATAATGATGTTGGGAAAGTAATCATTTTAGGCGGATGTTTAAATATTTTATAATCTCTATAAACTAGATATAAATATTACAGAATAATCAAAATTTCTTATGAAATATATCTAATCACAGTAAAAAATTATAAAATTTTAACGTACCTGAAAATGAGGGCGAGAATGAAGGTTACTGCGGGAAGTGCATTTGTAAAGGCAGAAGTGTACGATGCCGACGTGGACTTTAATCCTATGTAGTAGAAGTTCTGGTCCATGAGGGGCCTGAATTTATACAACGAAACATTATCTTTATATTCATATTTTATTTTATTTTATTATGATAGCATTTTCACATCATCTTTTTGTTTGTATACTTAATTAAGTAGATTGCTTTTTCCAAAGATTAAAAGGAAAGCGTTTACGTAGGATAGCACCAATAAGTTTTCACATTAAAGGCGTTTGTTGTGGGTGATGATCCCATTCCCAATATTAAGACGGTTACCAATTACATCATTTTCATGTTTTTGGTTTTTATAATATCACGGTAAAAGTTTGAATCATTTGAAATGCTTTTATTTTATGCTTTAGTAAATCCAAAATTATAATATATATATATATATAGATATATATATTCTGAATAAAATGATAATTTACTTGTTCCCTAATTTTTGTTTTGAATAATACAAGATCGATGTGCGTATAAGCGCCCAAATAAAATAAAGTACCGTACCCAAACACATGATTTTGCATGACAACTATAAATCTAGAATATGTAACTTTTACATTTAGAACCGTACTCAAAAAATGTAATAAACGATTTATAATATTTGTTTCATGAATCAACGCCTTACTAACCGAAAACATGTTCATCCGAGTGTGTATATATTTGTCAAAATGTGAAGAAACTATATATGGTCCACAGAATGCTTCACTTGAATATACATACATATATGTGTGTTAAATATCACAATCCCTATAAAAATAAACTTGTATGAACCAAAATTTCTAATTGTAAAGAAGAAATGGCATTTTAATGAAAGATACTTACTCTAGTATTCCAAGAGCAAGAAGCCTATAGAATATTGGTAGTGTCATCTTCGGCCTAATTTTCCTGCAAACACAAAATCATTAATTAAGAGAATTATTCATCTATGCATATATGTATGTGTAGTGATTGATACCTCTCAAAAACCAGAGCAAAGGGAGCCATGACCAGCGTAGCGACGATATGACGGTATGTGGCTAGGACCCAATGGTCCATGCCATGCTTGAAAGAGACCATGGTAATGATGTACATGCCTGCATACCCAAATTGCAATGATATTATCGCTAATATCGGTTTAATTTTCTCCAAGCTCCCACAATTGCTTCCTCCACCTTTCATCTTTGTTTGTTGATTATTTGTTACTTCTCTATATAGATACTATATATATCTCTAGTTATATAAAACTATTATGTATCTATGTTTATGTATAGAGGATCTCTGCTCTGCTCTCTTTAGATTGAGGAGAGAAGTTTGGTGAGTGATGAGATAAACTCTATTTGCTTGAGGCAGGCAAAACCTAATGGAGAATGACTCCTTTTATAGTCGAGCAAAAGTTAGGTTTAAAGGTAAACTCATTATTTACACCCAAAAAAGATACACTCATTATTTTGTTCACTCAATAATATGTCTACGTATCTTTTGGAATATTTTAATGCACTATTGGTTGGAGATGTGAATAAGTGACAGAAAATACGTCTTTCACATTTTAATTCTACAGATTCATGTCAGCAATCTGCATAATAAGAATTCATTTTGGAATTTATTTCTAGCTTTCCTTTATTTTACTTTAGACTTCTTCGAATTAAGAAATTTAAGCAATTTATTTTTGCTGTATATATATATGCATGTAGTGGTTTTTATTATTTTCAAATGCGTAACACGTGTTTGCATTATACCAAAGTTGATATAAAACATAATTTTCTCCATGTATGATATCAAGTAGTAGGTGGTTGGATGATTGTGTGTACTGCATACACATATATTACCTTTTTTACAATAGAGTACACACCTATATATTTGTCATTCCCTCCAGATATCTATCTATTACTTAATTTCTTATTCTTTCAGAAACAATATTACTTTTCATTCTATAAAATCCTTTACTAGGAGTCAGGGTATACTTGAGTAACACTATAGTTTAACTTAAACCATATAAAATCAAACAATAATGTTATAAGCAAAAAGAATGAAGAATTGTCAGACATTTTATACAGTTTGATTAAGCAATGATTTCTAACAAAAACAGTGACATTTTGTACAGTTTGATTAAGCAATGATTTCTAACAAAAACAGTGACAATGAAAGCGTCTAAGTCGGACGTATCTTTTTTTTTCTTTCTTATTAATAAGTAAAATTAATAAGAAACTAGGGGCTATGTTGAAAATAAAAATCTAGATTAACTGTTTCCTGTTTTTTTTTTTAAATATAGATTATCGGTTTCTTGATAGTATCATTGCTTTGTCACTATATAGATTCAAACCGCATAGTTGAAAAGAAAACAGCTCGGGATTAATTGTACATAAACTAGGATTAATTTTCATAATTAATCGTAACTAAGAGCCATTTTAACGGAGTACAGAACTTAGGTTCACCCCTAGGGTGAACTTTTAAATTCATCGCACCCTTTATGACCAATCAAAGTGACATATAGATTATTAATTAAAAAACATTAAATTAAACAAAAAATATTTACAAAAAATAAAAACGCTAATTTTAACGACGCTAACGCTTCCAGCTAAACCTTAAACCCTAAATCTTAAATTCTAAACCCTATACCCTAAATTCTAAACCCAAATTCAAACCCCTAAACCCAAACACTATACCCTAAACCCTAATCCTAGACCCTAAACCCAAATTGTATACCCTAAACCCAAAAACTAGACTATAAACCTAAACTCTATACCCTAAACCAAAGTCATAGACCCTAAATCCAAACCGTAAACCTTAAACCCAAATTATATACCCTAAACCCAAAACCTTAACCATAAGTCCAAACGGTAATCCTAAACCCAAACCGTAAATCCTAAACCCAAAACCTATAACTAAACCCTAATCCTAGACAATGTTTTGGGTTTAGGATATATAATTTGGGTTTAAGGCTTACGGTTTGGGTTTAGGGTCTAGGACTTGGGTTTAGGGTATAGAGTTTAGGTTTATAGTCAAGTTTTTGGGTTCAGGATATATAATTTGTGTTTAGGGTCTAGGATTAGGGTTTAGGGTATAGGGTTTGGGTTTAGGGGTTTGGATTTGAGTTTAGAATTTAGGGTGTATGGTTTAGAATTTAAGATTTAGGGTTTAGGGTTTAGCTGGAAGCGTTAGCGTCGTTAAAATTAACGTTTTTATTTTTTGCAGCTATTTTTTATTTAATTTAATATTTTTTAATTAATAATATATGTGTCACTTTAATTGGTCGTAAAGGGTGGAGTTAATTTAGGGGGTAAACTTAATTTCTGTCCTTTAACGGAATGTGTGAATGCTATGTATATTACGTAATTATGAAAGAATTAATGTCACAAATATGCCTTATATATCTTTGACGTTATATAATAGGTATAACATTATGTATAACACACAGAAGCAAGATTTGCAGAAAAGTCAGGTGCTAAACAATTAGGAGTTTGCTGTATTTTAGTTAACGCTGCAAATGCGCTCTCGTATCCTTTTCTTGAACTTAATAATAGGTATAATAAGAATCATAAATATCTATACACAAAGGTAAGATGCCTACCAGCCTAGGTTTAACCATAAAGCAATTGGGATTTTGACATGTACCGATTGATCTCAAAATCTATTTCAAAAATAAAGTTTAGGAGAAATGTGTAAAAAATAGGTATTGATGATTTCGTATAAAAAGGTAAATGATTGACAATAATTCAAGTAAAGATAAATAGAGTAAGAACAAGAACGTATAAATGTATTCAAAGTGTAGAGATTGTTTAGTAGAATTTGGATCCCCCTCCTCTTGCTTTTGGTCTTTCTTTTATATAGGTCATCAAAGTAGATCTTATAATGGCAGCGTGATCTACGACGAGGATAAAATGCCCTGATGGTTATTTTTAATGCTTTGGCCTCCATTATACTATAATTTGAAAGTATAAGCTCGACATGTGCCATCTCTTGAGGTCGGCATGGGCCTCAAACATTTTTGGGTTAATTGTCTCCTTGCAGGCCTAAAAATATTGGACCAGGTTCTCGAACCGAATATGGAGCAAGGTGAAGTACGCCTCCAACAAAAGCCCGCCAGAAACTGATGTGTCTCGAGTAGG includes:
- the LOC106296964 gene encoding WAT1-related protein At1g44800, which produces MKGGGSNCGSLEKIKPILAIISLQFGYAGMYIITMVSFKHGMDHWVLATYRHIVATLVMAPFALVFERKIRPKMTLPIFYRLLALGILEPLMDQNFYYIGLKSTSASYTSAFTNALPAVTFILALIFRLETVNFRKIHSIAKVVGTVITLAGAMVMTLYKGPAIEIVKAAHSSFHGGSNTATGQHWVTGTLAIMGSISTWAAFFILQSFTLKIYPAELSLVALICGIGSILNFGVSMIFVRDLSAWKIGMDSGTLAAVYSGVVCSGIAYYIQSIVIKQRGPVFTTSFSPMCMVITAFLGALVLAEKIHLGSIIGAIFIVIGLYSVVWGKSKDVVNPLDEKIIVGQELPITNSVKQTNGDVLGSPMNGRDGWGAQVNGVATSI